The following proteins are encoded in a genomic region of Henckelia pumila isolate YLH828 unplaced genomic scaffold, ASM3356847v2 CTG_298:::fragment_3, whole genome shotgun sequence:
- the LOC140870946 gene encoding uncharacterized protein: MEARSKAKAVVVGGSIAGLSCAHALIAAGWDVVVLEKTSSPRTGCATGAGLGLDQLSQKLLESWIKQPELVQLSSLPLSIDHERAIDGNKKCSRTLTRDDEFNFRAFHWADLHNLLYNSLPPEIVLWGHLFHSFCIPGDKSYVKVKVDVLQTGETVEFVGDLLVAADGCLSSIRKTFIPDLELRYSGYCAWRGVLDFSENEDSETILALKKAYSDLGKCNYFDIGLEGHAILYELINKRLNWIWYLIQPEPDIKVNSVTMKVSQEMIENMYEAAENVWIPELVKVMRETKEPFLNAIYDCEPLEQYFWDNVVLIGEAAHPISPHGARSTNMSILDAAVLGKCLKKWGLKDLDSALEEYQSIRMPVNKEQVLFSRRMGRVKQRLALSDQDAFDFMTASQEECRVLQLRNIPYFDHIPSILM, translated from the exons ATGGAAGCAAGAAGTAAGGCCAAGGCAGTGGTGGTAGGCGGCAGCATAGCCGGGCTTTCATGCGCTCACGCTCTGATTGCAGCTGGTTGGGACGTGGTGGTGCTGGAGAAAACAAGCTCACCTCGAACTGGCTGTGCGACCGGTGCAGGACTTGGACTCGATCAGTTGTCTCAGAAACTTCTCGAGTCATGGATCAAACAACCCGAACTTGTTCAGCTATCGTCGTTGCCGCTCTCCATTGATCAT GAAAGAGCCATAGATGGGAACAAGAAATGTTCACGGACCTTGACAAGAGATGATGAGTTCAATTTCCGAGCATTCCACTGGGCTGATCTCCATAACCTTCTGTACAATTCGTTACCACCGGAGATTGTTCTCTGGGGACATTTGTTTCACTCCTTCTGCATTCCTGGTGACAAATCTTATGTAAAAGTTAAAGTAGACGTCCTTCAAACAGGTGAAACAGTTGAATTTGTTGGTGATTTACTTGTCGCTGCTGATGGTTGTCTGTCTTCAATAAGGAAAACTTTCATTCCCGACCTGGAACTGAG ATATTCAGGTTACTGTGCGTGGAGAGGGGTTCTTGATTTTTCGGAGAACGAGGATTCAGAAACCATATTGGCACTCAAGAAGGCATACTCTGATCTTGGAAAATGCAATTACTTTGACATAGGATTGGAGGGTCATGCCATCCTTTATGAGTTGATCAACAAAAGGCTCAATTGGATTTGGTATCTTATCCAACCAGAACCAGATATTAAG GTAAACTCTGTTACCATGAAAGTAAGCCAAGAAATGATTGAGAATATGTACGAGGCCGCAGAAAACGTGTGGATTCCAGAACTGGTGAAAGTAATGAGAGAAACAAAGGAGCCTTTCTTGAATGCAATATATGACTGCGAACCCCTGGAACAATACTTCTGGGATAACGTGGTTTTGATAGGAGAGGCAGCACATCCGATAAGTCCCCATGGTGCAAGAAGCACCAACATGTCAATTCTCGATGCTGCCGTATTGGGCAAATGTCTCAAGAAATGGGGGCTGAAGGACTTGGATTCAGCTCTTGAAGAATACCAGTCTATTAGGATGCCAGTCAACAAAGAGCAAGTTCTGTTCTCGCGAAGAATGGGGCGAGTAAAGCAGCGGTTAGCACTGTCTGATCAAGATGCGTTTGATTTTATGACAGCAAGCCAAGAAGAATGCAGGGTGCTGCAGCTGAGGAACATACCTTACTTTGACCATATTCCATCCATATTGATGTAA